CATTGTCAAATGGTAAAGCGATACAAGAAATGTCATAAACCAAATTCAACACAATCAAATGAATCGGTGCCATGGGCAAAAATGGTAAGAAAATACTTGAGATTAGCAAGGAAAAGATATTTCCGAAGTTGGAACTCACTGTCATCTTGATGTACTTGGTCATGTTGGCATAGACTTTTCGACCTTCCACTAAGCCTTTTTCAAGCACCAATAAGTCTTTATCTAACAGAATAACATCAGCTGTTTCTTTCGCAATATCAACAGCTGTATCAACTGAAATCCCTACATCAGCTACTTTCATAGAAGGTGCATCATTGATGCCGTCTCCCATATAACCAACCTTGTGCCCATTTGCTTTCAGCTGCAAAATGATACGCGCTTTTTGGTCGGGAGATAATTTCGCAAAAACAGTTGTGGTTTCAACAACTTTGCTCAATTCGTCATCCGACATCGTTTCAATCACAGAACCAAGTAGGATATGTTCTGCATCTAACCCAACTTTCTCACAGACCGCTTCTGTGACTTTTTCATTGTCACCTGTCAAAATTTTGGTGGCAACACCATATTCTGCTAAAGCCTTGATAGCAGGCGCTGCAGAAGGTTTTGGCGGGTCAAGAAAGGCAAGATACCCTGTCAAAATCATGTCTGACTCATCTTCTACTGTGTATTCATAGTCAGCATCTAAGTCTGAGCGATAGCTGACGCCCAGCACACGCAATCCTTGTTCATTTAACTGTGCAACTTCTGCTAAAATTTCTTGGCGAATCTCTTCTGTCAAAGGAAGGATTTCCCCTTTGTCTTCGACATAATTTGAAATAGATAGCATTTCCTCCAAAGCGCCTTTTGTCACCATACTAACCATATTTTCATCGTCTTTAACAAGAACACTCATACGACGACGCTCAAAGTCAAAAGGTAATTCATCAATCTTCTTAAAAGTTTGGTCCAAGTTGCGAACAATTTCGTGCTTTTCTGCTTCTTTTTCCGTCCGATTGATAATAGCACGATCCATCAGATTTTTTAGCCCTGTTTGATAATACGAATTAAGATATGCTCTGCGAAGAACAGCTAAATCAAGCTCTCCATGAATATCAAGCGGATATTCCAAAACGATCTCATCTTGTGTCAGCGTTCCTGTTTTATCCGTACAAAGAATATCAATCGCTCCCAAATCTTGAATAGCATTAAGTTTCTTGATAACAACTTTTTCTTTTGCCATAAGAATGGAACCCTTAGCCAAGCTCGCAGTGATGACCATAGGCAACATTTCTGGTGTTAAACCGACACCAACACTTAATGCAAATACACCAGCCTCCAGCCAATCTCCGTCTGTCAGACCATTGATAAGAAAGACAATGGGTACAAGTACCAACATGAGACGAATGAGCAACCATGAAATGCTGTTCATTTCCCGCTCAAATGAAGTTGGTTCATCATAAGTATTGAGCGTTTGCTCAATAGCACCCATCTTGGTATCATCTCCAACAACCAGAACAAGGGCAATGGCACGACCAGAAATCACATTGGTTCCCATAAAAGCAAGGGCTTCAGATTCAAGCAAGCTATCTGCCTCTTTTGCCTCACATTTATCCAGCGCCATTTTTTCAACAGCATCACTTTCGCCTGTCAAGCCTGACTGTTGCACGAAGAAGTCGCGCGAATCCAAGATTAGCACATCTGCTGGCAACATATCTCCTGCACTCAAGCGAATAATGTCTCCTACCACTAATTCTGTAATTGGAATTTCTTGCTCTTTTCCCTCACGAACGACTGTCACTGTATTGACAATCATACGTGAAAGATTGCTGGCTGCTTTGTCGCTCCGCAATTCTTGCACAAAGCGAATACTACCAGACAACAAAACAAGGACAACAATGATGATAAATGTCGTCGGATCTTCTTGCCCAGGCTTTGCCAGCCAAACATTGGTCACCAAGGATACCAATGCAATGAGTAAAAGAATAACGGTAAACGGGTTGATAATAGACTCATAAATTTTTTTAACAATTGAATCTTCTTGCCCTTTGGTCAATTCATTTTCACCGTATAGATCACGATTTTCTTCTACTTGCTCTTCTGTCAGTCCTGCTCTGGAAGTGTTGAAAAAGGTCATCGTGTCCCCTACAGACATACGAAGAGCATCTGTTAATCTTTCTTTTGCTGTTTTCACTGATTTCTCCTCTATCTAAGACGCATCCAAGCAATAAAATAGCTGCACACAGCTTTTTGCTCAGATGTCGTTCATTTGCTAGAGTCGATTCCAAAGGGAGCATGAGGAATGCTCAGATATGGCAATCGACTGGTTTTCTGTTGACTCGGGTGATCATCATTTGGCATATTCCTCACTCCTTTCCCTTGCGGTTTTCCTTTTAAAAAATCAGTTCAAAACAATAAAATCCTACCATGAAAAAACATGGCAGGACTGTATGTCTTGTGTTACCGTTCAAGCTTTAACTCCATAGGGCGGTGAAATGACATTAGTCGAAACCTTAGCGATCTCAACTGCTAACCAACGCGTAGTGTCTCCACTACTTTGCGGTAGTCATCCGTATCCCTATGGTAGCCTCACCTACCGATTTTTCATACTAACTATACTCCACTTAAGAATGATTGTCAACCCCAAATGGCTGTTTCTGAAAATTTCTTTTCATTCTTATTGTGGCAAACAATGCACGATTCTCTTGCAAATCTCTTCTACTAAGGGTTTTGGTGTTGCAATATTTAATCTTGCATGCAACTCCCCCTCTTTTCCATAGTCACTTCCTCGATTGAGAATGACTTTAGCTTGGTCATGCAACAAAGTAAAAAGTTCATCATCTGTCAAACCATAATCGCTAAAATCAAGCCAAATTAGATACGTTCCTTGTGGTTTCATAACTTTTAACCGCGGAGCTTCTTTGGCAAAATAGTCCACCGCAAATTTAATATTTTCTTCTAAAACAGCTTTTAATGCCACCAACCAAGGTTTGCCATAGCGATAGGCCGTTTCTGTCGCAATATAACCTAAACTTGACACTTCATGGTGGTTATTGGCAAGCTGCTGACGTTGAAATTGCGCACGTAATGAAGGATTTTCAATAACAGCATAGGAATTTTTAGTCCCTGCAATATTAAAGGTCTTGGTAGCACTAGACAGTATAATGGCAAATTCTTTAAAATCAGGTGAAATGGTATTAAAGGAAACATGCTCATGACTAAACAAGGTCAAATCTTGATGAATCTCATCTGATACCAAGATAACCTGGTGTTTTTGACAAAGATGACCGATTCTTTCCAAAACCTCTCTTTCCCAGATACGTCCTCCGGGATTGTGCGGACTGCAAAGAAGGTACAATTTCACATTATTTTCGACAATATCCTTTTCCAATTGTTCAAAATCAATTTGAAACAAACCATTTTCTTCTTTGAGAGAATTAGATACCAATTTTCGATTGTTTAAGCGAACGCTACGAGCAAAAGGTGGATAAACAGGAGAATTGATTAGGACCGCTTCTCCTTCTTTGGTAAAGGCTTGAATCGCAATGGAAATAGCTGGCACAACACCTTCTACAAAAACGATATCTTCTTTATCAAACGAATATTGATGTTCGCTCTTTTCCCAATCCAGCACCGCTTGGAGCAACTCATCACTCGCATAAGTATAGCCATAAACCAACTGCTCTGCATAGTCATGAATCGCTTGTTTTACTTCCGGCATGACCTCAAAATCCATATCTGCAATCCATGCCGGCAGTAATTGAGGATCAGTCTCTGTCTCTTTCCACTTATAAGTGTGATGAGATAAGCGATTCGGTGCTGTTTGAAAATTGTATTTGCTCATATTATACCTCCAAAGCAAATTTTAAATCTGTGATTAAGTCTTGGCTGTCTTCGATTCCAATGGACAATCGCAATAAGTCATCTGTTAAACCGTAGGATTTCCGCACGTCAGCTGGAATATCTGCGTGTGTCTGAGTCGCAGGATAGGTAATCAAACTTTCTACTCCCCCCAAGCTTTCTGCAAAGGTAAAGACTTTTAACGTATTTAGCAAATGTGGAATAACTGCTTCATTTTTGATTTTAAAGGAAATCATGCTGCCTTTTCCCGGATAGAGAACCTCTTTTACTGCTGGCGAATCTTTCAAGAAAGCTGCTACAGCTTGTGCGTTTTTTGTTGAACGTTCCATACGTAGAGACAAAGTTTTCAAACCTCGAAGCAAGAGATAACTATCAAATGGAGATAAGACAGCTCCTGTCGTATTGAGATTGTAGAATAGATTCTTATAAAGCTCTTTGTCACTCGTCATAAGAGCACCAGCCAGAACATCATTATGTCCTCCTAAGTACTTAGTTGCTGAATGTAGCACAAGATCCGCTCCATTTTCCAAAGGACGTTGATAGATTGGAGTATAAAATGTGTTATCTACAATAACCTTTGCACCTTTTGCATGAGCTTTTTCTGCAATAGCCGCAATATCAAACTCAAGCATTAACGGATTCGTCGGGGTTTCCAGATACACCACATCTATATCCTCTGTTAAAGCCGCAAGTAATTCTTCTTCCGTATTTGCATATGTAAAGTGAAAGCGCCCTTCTTGCTCCACTTGATGAAACCAGCGAAAAGAACCGCCATAAAGGTCACGAACTGCTAGAACCTTGCTTCCAACTGGAAAAACACTAAAAGCCAAAACAATGGCGCTCATTCCTGAGCTCGTAGCTAATGCATAATCCGCATGCTCAATGGCTGCTAACGTCTTTTCCAAGCTGCTTCGCGTTGGGTTTTTCGTGCGCGTATAGTCATATCCAGTGGATTTTCCAAATTCTGGATGCTGATAGGTCGTTGAAAAATGCAAAGGAGTTGTCAATGCACCCGTTGCTTCATCTGTTTTAATACCAGCATGAGCTAAAAGAGTATCTAATTGTAATTTTTTATCCATAATAAGCTCCATAAGATAAGAGCGGAATCAAGCAATTCTTATATTTTCTAAGTGATTCTATTGTAACATCTTACGAAAATACTGTGTTTTGTTCTTTTCAAGAGCTAGATATAGTTTTAAACTATACTGACTATTCAAAAAATTATAGAACTTGATTGCAAGAATAGCTATTTTCATTATAGCTTAATTTTTATAATTTTTCTACAACATTAAAAAGCCTTGCAGCCTTTTAATGAATATGAAATTTTTGACGTAAGGTTTGAGCTTTCTCACCGATAAAGCGATCTAACAAACGGACTCGCAAAGCCATTGCTCCATAAATAGCCATGCCCAAGCCACCGATGATAACCAAATAAAGCATACTCGAAATGCGTCCACTTGGATGAAAAACAAAGCCAAGTACGACTTCCACAATGGCAATCAAAAGAGCCATAACTGCTGTTAAAATCCCAATCAACAAACTCCGTTTGAAGAGAATGGTTTGATTGAGTCCAGTTACTTGACGAATGTGTTGGTACATCAGAATGATTGGAACGATGAGTCCAATTGTCGTTGCCAGAAGCGGTCCATAGGCTCTAAACAGATAAATAAATGGAATTTGCAAAATGAGCTTAACAAGAACTCCATAACCAAAATAGATAATTGCTTTACGATTTTGGAACAGCGCCTGAATCATTGGCGATAAGACAGTATAGACGCCAAGAATAATCGTCTGTAACATAGCAAAAATGAAGAGCCCCAGAGCTAAACTATCTGGTCGTCCGTAGAAAATCGTGTACAAAGGACGGGCTACTAAGACAGAGCCAATCGTTGCTGGTAAAAGAAACAGCAGTAACATACTCAAATTATCTTGAACCAAGCGCGCAGCCGCCTTTAAATCACCTTTGACATAGTTTTCTGTTAGCAAAGGAATTCCTACACCACCGATCGAAGTTGCTACTGCAATCAAAATCATGGTAATCTTATTTGGATTGGCAGAGAAATAACTGAACATAACCACCAGTTGAGAATTGCTATAATTGGTGAACCATTTCATCGTATTGATAAATGTCATCTGGTCAATGATTTGGAAAAGCTGAATAGCAGAACCCGTGATGATAAAAGGAATGGCTTCACGAATCGTATCCACCAGCAAAGCACGGCTGTTGATTTCAGCACTATTAGCCGGTTTGTGTAAGATAGATGTCAAGAGATTGGTTTTCCAAAGAAAATAAACCAAAACCGCCATACTGGCAAACATACCGACAAAGGCTGCAAAAGTAGATTGGGTCACTGCAGCAACATAATCTTTAGAGCCCAATTTCATAATGAAAAATGTTGCAAGCAGCATCCAAATCACACGAATGACCTGCTCAGCAATCTGGCTCATGGCATACGGTTTTAAATTATTAAAACCTTGGAAAAATCCACGAATAACACTCATGGCTGGAAATACTAGCACAGCCCATGACAAACTCTGCATAACTGGAATCAGTTCTTTTCCGATACCTGACACACGCGCAAAGAACGGTGATAAGAGATACATGATCACTGCAAAAATGACTCCCAACAAGAACATGAATTTCAAAAATTCACGAATGAGAGTAAAACTATGATCTTTTTGCTCAATTGTATTGTATTTAGCAACTTGCTTGGCGACTGCGACAGGTACACCTGCCGTGGAAATCAGAAGAAACCAAGCATAAATATTGTATCCCATGGTAAACAAACCATTAGCTTCTGCACCATGTTTCCCCATCCAGATATACCAAGGAATGATATAAATTGCCCCTAAAAAACGGCTGATAAAGTTACTAGCTGTTAGCCAAGCTGTCCCTAGAAGCATTTGCCTTTGTTGATTTGTTGTTTGTTGGTCCATACATAACCTCTAAAAATAGTCTCATCTTATTATAAACTTTTCCTTTCCGCTTGTAAAACCTCGCCATTAAGTTTACAATAGAAATATGATAACAATTGAAAACGCATTAAACATTTTAAAAAACGATCACAATTTCCGTGAGATTATCGACAAGGGACAATATTTTTATCATTATCGTGGTCTTGTTTTTGAAAAAATCAGCTACGACAGCCGTGAAGTGGATGCTTCCACTCTTTTCTTTGTCAAAGGTGACAATTTTAAAAAAGAATTTTTGGAAAAAGCTGTTGAATCAGGCTTACAGTTCTATGTCAGTGAGACGGATTTTGAAGTAACTATTCCGGTGATTCTAGTCAACGACGTAAAGCAAGCCATGAGCCTTCTTGCCATGGAATTTTATGGAAATCCACAAGATAAACTCAAACTGCTCGCATTTACAGGAACTAAGGGCAAGACAACATCTGCTTATTTTGCTTATCACATCCTCCAACAAAGTCATAAGCCAGCTCTCTTCTCTACCATGAACACGACGCTTGATGGAGAACATTTCTTCAAATCTACTTTGACAACACCGGAAAGCTTGGATTTGTTCAAAATGATGGCGACAGCTGTTGAAAATGGTCGAACTCATCTCATCATGGAAGTTTCCAGTCAGGCTTACCTGAAAAAGCGGGTTTACGGTTTAACCTTTGATGTTGGCGTTTTCCTCAATATCAGTCCTGATCACATCGGACCAATTGAACACCCGACATTTGAAGACTATTTTTATCATAAACGGCTTCTCATGGAAAATAGCCAAGCTGTGGTGGTCAATAGCGAAATGGATCATTTTGAAGTTTTGGCTGAGCAAGTTGCTTCCATGGAACATGATTTCTACGGACAGCATTCAGACAATCAAATTCATCACTCGCAAGCCTTCTCTTTTGAAACAAGCGGAAAGTTAGCAGAGACATTTGACATTCAGCTGATTGGTCGTTTCAACCAAGAAAATGCGCTTGCTGCTAGCCTTGCCTGTCTCCGCTTGGGTGCTTCCATTGCGGACATCAAGAAGGGAATTGCAAACACACGCGTACCTGGACGTATGGAAGTGCTGACTCAAA
This Streptococcus anginosus DNA region includes the following protein-coding sequences:
- a CDS encoding MalY/PatB family protein, whose product is MSKYNFQTAPNRLSHHTYKWKETETDPQLLPAWIADMDFEVMPEVKQAIHDYAEQLVYGYTYASDELLQAVLDWEKSEHQYSFDKEDIVFVEGVVPAISIAIQAFTKEGEAVLINSPVYPPFARSVRLNNRKLVSNSLKEENGLFQIDFEQLEKDIVENNVKLYLLCSPHNPGGRIWEREVLERIGHLCQKHQVILVSDEIHQDLTLFSHEHVSFNTISPDFKEFAIILSSATKTFNIAGTKNSYAVIENPSLRAQFQRQQLANNHHEVSSLGYIATETAYRYGKPWLVALKAVLEENIKFAVDYFAKEAPRLKVMKPQGTYLIWLDFSDYGLTDDELFTLLHDQAKVILNRGSDYGKEGELHARLNIATPKPLVEEICKRIVHCLPQ
- a CDS encoding putative polysaccharide biosynthesis protein; this encodes MDQQTTNQQRQMLLGTAWLTASNFISRFLGAIYIIPWYIWMGKHGAEANGLFTMGYNIYAWFLLISTAGVPVAVAKQVAKYNTIEQKDHSFTLIREFLKFMFLLGVIFAVIMYLLSPFFARVSGIGKELIPVMQSLSWAVLVFPAMSVIRGFFQGFNNLKPYAMSQIAEQVIRVIWMLLATFFIMKLGSKDYVAAVTQSTFAAFVGMFASMAVLVYFLWKTNLLTSILHKPANSAEINSRALLVDTIREAIPFIITGSAIQLFQIIDQMTFINTMKWFTNYSNSQLVVMFSYFSANPNKITMILIAVATSIGGVGIPLLTENYVKGDLKAAARLVQDNLSMLLLFLLPATIGSVLVARPLYTIFYGRPDSLALGLFIFAMLQTIILGVYTVLSPMIQALFQNRKAIIYFGYGVLVKLILQIPFIYLFRAYGPLLATTIGLIVPIILMYQHIRQVTGLNQTILFKRSLLIGILTAVMALLIAIVEVVLGFVFHPSGRISSMLYLVIIGGLGMAIYGAMALRVRLLDRFIGEKAQTLRQKFHIH
- a CDS encoding UDP-N-acetylmuramoyl-L-alanyl-D-glutamate--L-lysine ligase: MITIENALNILKNDHNFREIIDKGQYFYHYRGLVFEKISYDSREVDASTLFFVKGDNFKKEFLEKAVESGLQFYVSETDFEVTIPVILVNDVKQAMSLLAMEFYGNPQDKLKLLAFTGTKGKTTSAYFAYHILQQSHKPALFSTMNTTLDGEHFFKSTLTTPESLDLFKMMATAVENGRTHLIMEVSSQAYLKKRVYGLTFDVGVFLNISPDHIGPIEHPTFEDYFYHKRLLMENSQAVVVNSEMDHFEVLAEQVASMEHDFYGQHSDNQIHHSQAFSFETSGKLAETFDIQLIGRFNQENALAASLACLRLGASIADIKKGIANTRVPGRMEVLTQKNGAKVFVDYAHNGVSLANLLSVVQEHQKGRIVLVLGATGNKGESRRKDFGLLINQHPELTVILTADDPNYEDPIAIAKEIASYISFDVDMIADREEAIKTALGLTSKEGDAVILAGKGADCYQIINGKKTDYLGDYAIAEKYL
- the mgtA gene encoding magnesium-translocating P-type ATPase; the encoded protein is MKTAKERLTDALRMSVGDTMTFFNTSRAGLTEEQVEENRDLYGENELTKGQEDSIVKKIYESIINPFTVILLLIALVSLVTNVWLAKPGQEDPTTFIIIVVLVLLSGSIRFVQELRSDKAASNLSRMIVNTVTVVREGKEQEIPITELVVGDIIRLSAGDMLPADVLILDSRDFFVQQSGLTGESDAVEKMALDKCEAKEADSLLESEALAFMGTNVISGRAIALVLVVGDDTKMGAIEQTLNTYDEPTSFEREMNSISWLLIRLMLVLVPIVFLINGLTDGDWLEAGVFALSVGVGLTPEMLPMVITASLAKGSILMAKEKVVIKKLNAIQDLGAIDILCTDKTGTLTQDEIVLEYPLDIHGELDLAVLRRAYLNSYYQTGLKNLMDRAIINRTEKEAEKHEIVRNLDQTFKKIDELPFDFERRRMSVLVKDDENMVSMVTKGALEEMLSISNYVEDKGEILPLTEEIRQEILAEVAQLNEQGLRVLGVSYRSDLDADYEYTVEDESDMILTGYLAFLDPPKPSAAPAIKALAEYGVATKILTGDNEKVTEAVCEKVGLDAEHILLGSVIETMSDDELSKVVETTTVFAKLSPDQKARIILQLKANGHKVGYMGDGINDAPSMKVADVGISVDTAVDIAKETADVILLDKDLLVLEKGLVEGRKVYANMTKYIKMTVSSNFGNIFSLLISSIFLPFLPMAPIHLIVLNLVYDISCIALPFDNVDREFLQKPRIWSAKSITRFMAWIGPISSIFDCMTFLILFFIIAPMMTGSVYHHGMSSEFITIFQTGWFIESMWTQTMVIYMLRSPKLPFIQSRPALSVVMTTLAAVFFVTLLPYGPFATLLKVAPLNGTYFLFLILVMILYMVSVTFVKHLYIKKYHEWL
- a CDS encoding cystathionine gamma-synthase: MDKKLQLDTLLAHAGIKTDEATGALTTPLHFSTTYQHPEFGKSTGYDYTRTKNPTRSSLEKTLAAIEHADYALATSSGMSAIVLAFSVFPVGSKVLAVRDLYGGSFRWFHQVEQEGRFHFTYANTEEELLAALTEDIDVVYLETPTNPLMLEFDIAAIAEKAHAKGAKVIVDNTFYTPIYQRPLENGADLVLHSATKYLGGHNDVLAGALMTSDKELYKNLFYNLNTTGAVLSPFDSYLLLRGLKTLSLRMERSTKNAQAVAAFLKDSPAVKEVLYPGKGSMISFKIKNEAVIPHLLNTLKVFTFAESLGGVESLITYPATQTHADIPADVRKSYGLTDDLLRLSIGIEDSQDLITDLKFALEV